CAGCCAATCGTCCAGCGGCCTGATCGCCAATGGCCACCGACAGCTCCTGGGTGCGCCTGCAGAGCTGGCTGCCGATCTCGGCGCTGCTCCTGGTCGCGACGCTCGCCTTTCGCCGTCTCGACGATTTCGACACGTGGTGGCACCTGGCCGCCGGCCGCTGGATCGCGCGCAACGGCACGGTGATGTCGAAAGACACGCTGTCGTTCACGGTGCCCGATAACGAGTGGGTGAACCTGCAGTGGCTGTACGATCTGCTCCTCTACGCCGTGTACGGCGCCGGCGGCGCGACCGCGCTGGTGCTGGCGTCCGTGGCCTGCTTCGTCGCCACCTTCGTGCTGCTGCAGCGGCACGTGCAGCGCTTGATCGGTCCGGTCCTGGCGACGCTGCTGCTGGCGTGGGTGGCAACCACCGTCAATGAACGGTTCCTGATCCGACCCGAGATGGCCACGTTTCCGCTGCTGGCGGCCGTGCAACTGGTGCTGACGGCCGGGCGGGAACGGCCGGCGACCCTGCGCTGGCTCGTGCCGATCATGCTGGCGTGGACGAACCTGCACTCGCTGTTCATCCTGGGCGTGGCCGCGATGCTTTGCGCGATCGGCGGCGCGCTCGTCGCCGAGGTGCCGCTGCTGCCGCGGGGATGGCGGCGCGACAGCGCCTGGCCACGCGAGGCGAGGAAGGAGCTGCTGATCTGGGGCAGCGCATCGCTGGCGGCGACGCTCATCAACCCGTACTTCTTCCGCGCGCTCACCTTCCCCTTCGAGCTGATGACGCGCATCGACGGCTCGGCCGACGTCTATCAGATCATCGGCGAGTTCCGCCGGCCGTTCTCGGGCTACTTCCTGACCTATGCGATCGGCTCGTACCAGGTCATGTTCTTCGCCGGGCTCGTGCTGGCGGTGCTGGCGGGGCTGGTGCGGGCCTTCGCTCCTTCACGCCGAGGCGAGGAGCAGGGCGGCGGGCGTTTCGATCTCGGCTGGCTCGTCTTCTTCCTGGCGCTCTCGTACCTGTCGCTGCTGGCACGGCGCAATATCGGCGTCTTCGCCGTCGGCGTCGCGCCGTTTCTTGCGAGCTGTCTGGCCATCCTGATCTCGCGGATGCCGCGGCGGTACTCGCGGCCCGATACCATGGTGGCCAAGGCTGCCACCGCCGTGGTGCCGGCGGCGATGCTGGCCCTGTCGCTCTTCGTCGCCACCAATGGCTGGTATGCGCGCACCGGCGAGACGCACGAGTTCGGTCCGGGCGTCTTCGATGCCAACTTCCCCGTGCGCGCCGTCGAGTTCTTCCGCGCGCACGCGCTGCCGGGACCGACCTACTGCGATCTGACGGCGGGCGGCTACCTGGCGTGGGACGATCCGAGCGGCCGCGGCGTCTACGTCGACGGCCGCCTGGAGGTCTACGATACCCCGTTCCTGCAGCACTACTTCCGCACGCTCTCGGACGGGCGTGCCTGGCTCGCCGATGCGGAGCAGCGGCAGATCCAGAGCGTCTTTCTCTTCCATCGGTGGGGGAACCGCCAGGCTCTGATCCGCTTCCTGCTCGGCGTACCGGCCTGGCGGCTGGTCTACTACGACGAAGTCGCGGCCATCTTCGTGCGCGCGGCGGGGAACGAGGGCGTCGTCGCCAAGGCCCGCGAGT
This is a stretch of genomic DNA from Candidatus Limnocylindrales bacterium. It encodes these proteins:
- a CDS encoding tetratricopeptide repeat protein, with the protein product MATDSSWVRLQSWLPISALLLVATLAFRRLDDFDTWWHLAAGRWIARNGTVMSKDTLSFTVPDNEWVNLQWLYDLLLYAVYGAGGATALVLASVACFVATFVLLQRHVQRLIGPVLATLLLAWVATTVNERFLIRPEMATFPLLAAVQLVLTAGRERPATLRWLVPIMLAWTNLHSLFILGVAAMLCAIGGALVAEVPLLPRGWRRDSAWPREARKELLIWGSASLAATLINPYFFRALTFPFELMTRIDGSADVYQIIGEFRRPFSGYFLTYAIGSYQVMFFAGLVLAVLAGLVRAFAPSRRGEEQGGGRFDLGWLVFFLALSYLSLLARRNIGVFAVGVAPFLASCLAILISRMPRRYSRPDTMVAKAATAVVPAAMLALSLFVATNGWYARTGETHEFGPGVFDANFPVRAVEFFRAHALPGPTYCDLTAGGYLAWDDPSGRGVYVDGRLEVYDTPFLQHYFRTLSDGRAWLADAEQRQIQSVFLFHRWGNRQALIRFLLGVPAWRLVYYDEVAAIFVRAAGNEGVVAKARESFVADWRPRTDALLFGPTRTASWQWPVERYTALVAYARLREAMGDPSSAAPYFEKALTHRIPREYELEILQRLAQFRAQRGETAQARALLERARALAPADENVRAMLAQLGGSGS